GGACAGACCAGGAGCCTATTCAAAGAGAGGGAAAACGTTTCAAGTAATCATAAATTCAGAATGATCACTGGAACCTTGTTCTAAGCATTGTCTAAGTTCTATCCGATAGTCTATGGGTTCACTGAGGTACCTGTAAcagctagagatggcaacgggtacaaacccgctaggttttgccgtcccaaacccgtacccgtgaaaaatatccaTGCCcgttaaaaaacccgtacccatgacgggtttgagattttgcccaaacccgtacccatcgggttagcgggtacccatgggttacccgcgggtttcatctccaatatacttgttcttctcataatcaataattatcgtaatgattaatgagatcatgatccaaaatctatgtaatgaacaacgagttcatgatttggtataaaaattattagtagagagaatgaaatacaaataataagttgtataattaagtgaccttgcactaagttatccatccaccacatatataacgctagtaaaaactataatagcaagcaagcaacactctcaccgactactgatgcattcaccaattgataaaaattatgaagtaaataaggaataacaagtttgttggtcgtttataaaataaaatgacaatatgcactaggtttggtcgggtttaaaaaacccacgggttcacgggtttgggtactataggaacaaacccgtacccataaacccgtcgggtatagatttatgcccattaacaaacccatgggtatgaaaattgacccaaacccgtaccctaatggggtaaaaacccatcgggtttcgggtttcgggtacccattgccatctctagtaacAGCTCCAATTCAGCAACAGTGTCAAGTGATGAAGCAAGTGCTATAGAAAGTTTGTCAGGGTTATTCTCCTTAATATATTTCAAGAGAGTCTGCAAACCAGTCTGCAGATGGTGCAAAATAGCTCAGCTATCATGCTACAAGAATAAAGATCATGGCTAAATACAGGTAAAAAATAGGTTCATGTTTGTTCCGTGAACTACATTTTGCACCCTTAGCATTTTTTAATTACCTTCTCTTCGAGTAATGAGGTATATAGCTTGGCACCCTCCTCCTTATGCTCTTCAGGAATGCTTGCCAGGATTGCCTCCTTGTTGTCCATTGCTATCTGCACAAGAGCATCAGAGTAGTATATGAATGAAGTGCAATCCTATCAAGTGGAACTGGCAAGTGCACAAGAGCACGGATCAAACATGTGCCATCAGTCTAGATAGCTCCAGGAAATAGTTACTCTCAACTCTGAAGAGCAACCAGAAAAATTAACATGCCATGGAGACAGACAATTTACTTTCATGGACTTCTTCACATCGCCCTCCATGGAACCGTACGGCTTCCTCTGCGGTATC
This portion of the Zea mays cultivar B73 chromosome 2, Zm-B73-REFERENCE-NAM-5.0, whole genome shotgun sequence genome encodes:
- the LOC103645843 gene encoding peptidyl-prolyl cis-trans isomerase CYP37, chloroplastic-like; this translates as MSSQPPSTRTSPDTKVPRTGELALRRAIPANPNMKAIQESLEDISYLLRIPQRKPYGSMEGDVKKSMKIAMDNKEAILASIPEEHKEEGAKLYTSLLEEKHDS